A genome region from Setaria italica strain Yugu1 chromosome III, Setaria_italica_v2.0, whole genome shotgun sequence includes the following:
- the LOC101779984 gene encoding LOW QUALITY PROTEIN: cation/H(+) antiporter 19-like (The sequence of the model RefSeq protein was modified relative to this genomic sequence to represent the inferred CDS: inserted 1 base in 1 codon) — translation MADAMAEALKPMKATSDGVFQGENPLHSALPLAILQICIVVVLTRVLAFILRPLRQPRVIAEIIGGILLGPSALGRSTAFLNTVFPKQSLTVLDTLANIGLLYFLFLVGLELDLHAIRRTGSSTLIIAIAGISLPFIIGIGTSFVLQHTVARGVPTGPFLVFMGVALSITAFPVLARILAELKLLTTDLGRMAMSAAAVNDVVAWILLALAIALSGSGSPLISLWVLLTGAGFVVVAFFLLRPILTWMARRSPEGEPVKELYICATLAIVLAAGFTTDTIGIHALFGAFIVGIIVPKDGSFAAVLLEKVEDLISSLFLPLYFVSSGLKTDVMTIKGSQSWALLVLVVGTTCVGKIGGTLIASLLMRVPLREALTLGFLMNTKGLVELIVLNIGKDRHVLNDETFAILVLMALITTFITTPVVMAIYKPAHRGAPYKNRAVQRGNPNDEFRMMACFHSTRNIPTIINLMESSRGTRRRGIIVYAMHLVELSERSSAISMVHKARRNGMPFWNRRRDGDGDQLVVAFETYQQLSRVSIRAMTAISDLHTIHEDIVTSAHQKRAALIVLPFHKLHQMDGHMESLGDQYQHINQRVVHHAPCSVGILVDRGLGGAAQVAASDVSYTIVVIFFGGHDDREALAYGMRMVEHPGIGLHMLRFSPQSDACDRAADDTFLEEFRTKVANGNESVRYEEKPVGGKAEVVEAFKAVGRCNLFLVGQGTPCAPLADRSTDDYPELGPVGSYLALPEFSTVASVLVMKQYDPTAKHYDLVEEVAEIAVDVDTPAXSNRGTNTSFHAGWYVLALEVS, via the exons ATGGCTGACGCGATGGCCGAGGCCCTAAAGCCGATGAAGGCAACGTCAGATGGCGTCTTCCAGGGGGAGAACCCGCTGCACTCAGCGCTGCCACTTGCCATCCTGCAGATATGCATCGTCGTCGTGCTCACCCGCGTGCTCGCCTTCATCCTCCGCCCGCTGCGGCAGCCGCGCGTCATCGCCGAGATCATC GGTGGCATCCTTCTTGGCCCGTCCGCGCTGGGCCGCAGCACCGCGTTCCTGAACACGGTGTTCCCCAAGCAGAGCCTGACAGTGCTGGACACCCTCGCCAACATCGGCCTCCTCTATTTCCTCTTTCTCGTTGGCCTGGAGCTGGACCTCCATGCCATCCGCCGCACCGGCAGCTCGacgctcatcattgccatcgccGGGATCTCGCTCCCTTTCATCATAGGCATCGGCACCTCCTTCGTCCTCCAGCACACTGTCGCTCGTGGAGTCCCTACAGGGCCATTCCTCGTCTTCATGGGCGTCGCGCTCTCCATCACCGCGTTCCCCGTGTTGGCGCGCATCCTCGCTGAGCTCAAGCTCCTAACGACCGACCTCGGCCGCATGGCCAtgtcggccgccgccgtcaacgACGTCGTCGCGTGGATACTTCTGGCGCTCGCCATTGCCTTGTCCGGCAGCGGCTCGCCGCTCATCTCGCTGTGGGTGCTGCTGACGGGAGCTGGCTTCGTCGTCGTAGCCTTCTTCTTGCTCCGGCCTATCCTCACATGGATGGCGCGGCGGTCCCCTGAGGGCGAGCCGGTGAAGGAGCTTTATATCTGCGCAACTTTGGCCATCGTGCTCGCTGCCGGGTTCACAACGGACACCATCGGCATCCACGCGCTCTTCGGCGCGTTCATCGTCGGCATCATCGTCCCTAAGGATGGGTCCTTCGCTGCGGTCCTCCTAGAGAAGGTGGAGGACCTCATCTCCAGCCTGTTCCTGCCACTCTACTTTGTGTCCAGCGGCCTCAAGACGGACGTGATGACCATCAAAGGCAGCCAGTCATGGGCACTCCTCGTGCTCGTCGTTGGGACGACGTGTGTTGGCAAGATCGGCGGCACGTTGATTGCGTCACTCCTCATGCGTGTGCCGCTACGCGAGGCACTCACGCTTGGGTTCCTGATGAACACCAAAGGGCTCGTGGAGCTCATCGTCCTAAACATCGGCAAGGACCGGCACGTCCTCAACGATGAGACCTTTGCCATCCTCGTGCTCATGGCGCTCATCACGACCTTCATCACGACGCCCGTGGTCATGGCCATCTACAAGCCGGCGCACCGGGGTGCGCCGTACAAGAACCGCGCCGTCCAACGCGGCAACCCCAACGATGAGTTCCGGATGATGGCGTGCTTCCACAGCACGCGCAACATCCCTACCATCATCAACCTGATGGAGTCGTCGCGGGGGACGCGACGGCGCGGCATCATCGTGTACGCCATGCACCTCGTCGAGCTCTCGGAGCGGTCCTCTGCCATCTCCATGGTCCACAAGGCGCGGCGCAACGGCATGCCGTTCTGGAatcggcggcgcgacggcgacggtgaccAGCTCGTCGTTGCCTTCGAGACGTACCAGCAGCTGAGCCGTGTGTCGATCCGTGCCATGACGGCCATCTCTGACCTGCACACCATCCACGAGGACATCGTCACCAGCGCGCACCAGAAGCGGGCTGCGCTCATCGTGCTCCCCTTCCACAAGCTCCACCAGATGGACGGCCACATGGAGTCGCTCGGCGACCAGTACCAGCACATCAACCAGCGCGTGGTCCACCATGCACCCTGCTCCGTCGGCATCCTCGTCGACCGCGGCCTCGGCGGTGCAGCCCAGGTGGCCGCCAGCGACGTGTCCTACACCATCGTAGTCATCTTCTTTGGAGGCCACGACGACCGCGAGGCCCTAGCCTACGGCATGCGCATGGTCGAGCACCCAGGCATCGGGCTCCACATGTTGCGCTTCTCGCCGCAGTCCGATGCCTGCGATCGCGCTGCGGACGACACATTCCTTGAGGAATTCCGGACCAAGGTGGCCAACGGGAACGAGTCCGTCCGGTACGAGGAGAAGCCGGTGGGAGGTAAGGCAGAGGTCGTGGAGGCTTTCAAGGCGGTAGGGCGGTGCAACCTGTTCCTGGTCGGGCAGGGAACGCCGTGCGCGCCGCTGGCTGACCGGAGCACGGACGACTACCCGGAGCTCGGGCCGGTGGGTAGTTACCTGGCGCTGCCTGAGTTCTCCACGGTTGCATCTGTACTGGTGATGAAACAGTACGATCCCACGGCGAAGCACTATGACCTTGTCGAGGAGGTGGCCGAAATAGCGGTGGACGTCGACACGCCGG GAAGCAACAGGGGCACCAACACCAGCTTCCATGCTGGATGGTACGTGCTGGCGTTAGAGGTATCGTGA
- the LOC101786430 gene encoding expansin-A33, whose translation MAKPAVPVVLLLSLLCGLDSHAVDGQYYWSPATATFYGGGDGSGTMGGACGYGNLYNAGYGLSNAALSTALFNDGAMCGACYTIVCDISKSRWCRPGTSVTITATNFCPPNWALPSDNGGWCNPPRRHFDMSQPAWTTIAIYQAGIVPVNYQRVSCKRSGGMRFTINGRGYFELVTVTNVGGSGVVSQMWIKGTNTNWLTMSRNWGMNWQSTAYLNGQSLSFMVKIDDGRVVTVWNVVPSNWYFGATYTTSWANF comes from the exons ATGGCAAAACCAGCGGTGCCCGTGGTGCTTCTTCTCTCTTTGCTGTGCGGATTGGATTCCCATGCAGTAGACGGCCAGTACTACTGGTCGCCTGCGACGGCGACATTctacggtggcggcgatggCTCGGGCACCATGG GCGGCGCTTGTGGGTACGGCAACCTTTACAACGCCGGGTACGGGCTGAGCAACGCGGCGCTGAGCACGGCGCTGTTCAACGACGGCGCTATGTGCGGCGCGTGCTACACCATCGTCTGCGACATTAGCAAGAGCAGATGGTGCAGGCCCGGCACGTCGGTTACCATCACGGCCACCAACTTCTGCCCGCCAAACTGGGCGCTGCCCAGCGACAACGGTGGCTGGTGCAACCCGCCGCGCCGGCACTTTGACATGTCGCAGCCGGCCTGGACCACGATCGCCATCTACCAAGCCGGTATTGTCCCGGTGAACTACCAGAG GGTGTCGTGCAAGAGGAGCGGCGGCATGAGGTTCACCATCAACGGGAGGGGCTACTTCGAGCTGGTGACGGTGACCAACGTCGGTGGCAGCGGCGTGGTGTCACAGATGTGGATCAAGGGGACGAACACAAACTGGCTGACGATGAGCAGGAACTGGGGCATGAACTGGCAGAGCACGGCGTACCTCAACGGCCAGAGCCTGTCCTTCATGGTGAAGATCGACGACGGCCGCGTAGTGACGGTGTGGAACGTCGTCCCGTCCAACTGGTACTTCGGGGCAACCTACACCACCAGCTGGGCTAACTTTTAG